One region of Metallosphaera sedula DSM 5348 genomic DNA includes:
- the hisF gene encoding imidazole glycerol phosphate synthase subunit HisF, whose product MTTRRIIACLDVKDGKVVKGVRFLDLKLKGDPAELASRYEEEGADEIVFLDISATVEGRKTLLEKVRETASVLSIPLTVGGGVRTVEDVSNLLSNGADKVSLNTVAAENPSVVSMASREFGAQAVVVAIDAKRVGNGWRVFVRSGTKDTGLDAVDWAKRVEEMGAGEILLTSIDRDGTRDGYDLELTKAVVRATKVPVIASGGAGKPDHFLSVFRQAGADAALAAGIFHDGVIRIRELKDYLKDAGIEVRT is encoded by the coding sequence ATGACCACAAGGAGAATAATAGCCTGTCTTGACGTTAAGGACGGAAAGGTGGTCAAGGGAGTCAGATTTCTCGACCTGAAGCTGAAGGGTGATCCCGCTGAGCTTGCCTCTAGGTATGAGGAGGAAGGTGCGGACGAAATAGTGTTCCTCGATATATCAGCCACGGTGGAGGGAAGGAAGACCCTTCTAGAGAAGGTGAGGGAGACAGCAAGCGTTCTATCCATTCCCTTGACTGTGGGAGGAGGAGTGAGGACTGTTGAAGATGTGTCCAACCTGTTGTCTAACGGAGCAGATAAGGTTAGTCTCAACACGGTCGCGGCGGAGAACCCCTCAGTGGTTTCAATGGCTTCGCGGGAATTTGGAGCTCAGGCCGTGGTAGTGGCCATAGACGCCAAGAGGGTTGGAAATGGCTGGAGAGTCTTCGTGAGATCTGGGACCAAGGACACAGGCTTAGACGCGGTGGACTGGGCTAAACGCGTTGAGGAAATGGGAGCCGGAGAGATCCTTCTCACTAGCATTGACAGAGATGGAACCAGGGATGGCTACGACCTAGAGCTCACCAAGGCCGTGGTTAGGGCCACCAAGGTTCCTGTAATAGCCAGCGGAGGAGCTGGAAAACCCGATCATTTCCTTTCCGTGTTTAGGCAAGCTGGAGCAGATGCAGCCCTGGCAGCGGGTATATTTCATGATGGGGTAATCAGGATACGTGAATTGAAGGATTATTTAAAAGATGCAGGAATAGAGGTGAGAACGTGA
- the hisD gene encoding histidinol dehydrogenase: MIKRELPTRRVQSFSQVLDKVNEIVEKVRKEGDRALREFALQFDNVKLEELVLSEEQVANAASKIKPEVKGAIDEIWDQLVSFHELIKPPSLGGGSKNVEYGVLWRPLERVGIYVPGGKKSYPSTLMMAGIPARIAGVEEIHVATPVKGEIDPAIAYIAFKLRVKRVYPVGGAQAIAALAFGTESVTKVDKIVGPGNVYVQAAKFIVSQEIGIDGIEGPTELVVIADQTSDPRSIALDLMAQGEHGSSSLLVLMSNSEELLNKVAELLNDENEYYLVKTENLETAIELANKIAPEHLSLYTSRSRELLHLVKNAGAITLGNTPPALIDYSAGPDHILPTNGWARFRGGVTVYDFLKPVSYVNAEKVDKKLVKAAEILAEYEGFKHHAKSIGVRYD, encoded by the coding sequence GTGATAAAGAGGGAACTTCCAACAAGGAGAGTACAGTCTTTCTCTCAAGTTCTAGATAAGGTAAATGAGATAGTAGAGAAGGTAAGGAAGGAAGGAGATAGGGCATTGAGGGAATTTGCCCTACAGTTTGACAACGTTAAACTTGAGGAGCTCGTCCTAAGCGAGGAGCAAGTGGCCAACGCAGCTTCCAAGATTAAGCCTGAGGTGAAGGGAGCCATAGATGAGATCTGGGACCAACTGGTTTCGTTCCACGAATTGATAAAGCCTCCCAGTCTAGGCGGCGGGAGCAAGAACGTTGAATACGGAGTCCTTTGGAGACCGCTCGAAAGGGTCGGGATTTACGTCCCTGGAGGGAAAAAGTCCTATCCGTCTACCCTTATGATGGCCGGTATACCTGCTAGGATAGCGGGAGTGGAGGAAATTCATGTGGCCACCCCTGTGAAGGGAGAAATAGATCCTGCCATAGCTTACATTGCCTTCAAGTTAAGGGTTAAGAGAGTTTACCCTGTGGGCGGAGCTCAAGCCATAGCCGCTTTGGCCTTTGGAACAGAGAGCGTGACCAAGGTGGATAAGATTGTGGGACCCGGGAACGTGTACGTCCAGGCCGCTAAGTTCATTGTGAGTCAAGAAATTGGAATAGACGGTATTGAGGGACCAACTGAACTCGTGGTAATCGCTGATCAAACCTCAGATCCAAGGAGTATTGCCCTAGATCTTATGGCCCAGGGGGAGCATGGCTCCTCATCTCTTCTAGTGCTCATGTCCAATTCCGAGGAACTCCTAAACAAGGTTGCCGAGCTTCTTAACGACGAAAACGAGTACTACCTTGTGAAGACGGAGAACTTGGAGACAGCGATAGAACTCGCAAACAAAATAGCGCCAGAACATCTATCCCTTTACACTTCAAGGTCTAGGGAGCTTCTTCACCTGGTTAAGAACGCTGGTGCTATTACCCTTGGAAACACGCCTCCTGCACTCATTGATTACTCTGCTGGACCCGACCACATACTCCCGACCAACGGTTGGGCTAGATTCAGGGGAGGGGTTACGGTTTACGACTTCCTAAAGCCCGTTTCCTATGTGAATGCCGAGAAGGTCGACAAAAAACTAGTCAAGGCAGCAGAGATACTCGCAGAGTATGAAGGGTTTAAGCATCACGCCAAAAGTATAGGTGTTAGGTATGACTGA
- the hisE gene encoding phosphoribosyl-ATP diphosphatase, with translation MTDVLEELSGIIAQRLREMPEGSYTASLAKKGKGYVARKVGEEAVEVVVASLSEGRERVVSETADLIYHLLVLLAMEGISLDEVRDELRRRMK, from the coding sequence ATGACTGACGTTCTCGAGGAGTTATCAGGTATTATAGCTCAAAGGCTTAGGGAGATGCCGGAGGGAAGCTATACGGCCTCCCTTGCTAAGAAGGGAAAGGGGTATGTGGCCAGGAAAGTGGGGGAAGAGGCCGTTGAGGTAGTCGTGGCATCGCTCTCCGAGGGAAGAGAAAGGGTAGTAAGCGAGACGGCAGACCTCATCTATCACCTTCTAGTCCTCCTTGCCATGGAGGGGATATCCTTGGATGAGGTAAGAGATGAGTTGAGGAGGAGAATGAAATGA
- the hisH gene encoding imidazole glycerol phosphate synthase subunit HisH, translating to MRAIVLNYGVGNLFSISAGLRRADFEVEISQEPKEADLIVLPGVGAFSAVGNFMRKWEATLNDLRRRGVRFLGVCLGMQIMFEEGNEGGKTRGLGWLPGQVDLIREAPKLPHIGWDSLKERSPCILSEGLDGKYAYFVHSYVAYTPHPPAMTSRYGVEFPALVCDDGVAGTQFHPEKSGETGKIFFNNLRRWLKA from the coding sequence ATGAGGGCTATCGTTCTCAACTACGGTGTGGGAAACCTGTTCAGCATCTCCGCAGGCCTAAGGAGGGCCGACTTTGAGGTGGAGATCTCGCAGGAACCTAAGGAGGCTGATCTCATTGTTCTTCCTGGAGTTGGGGCCTTCTCAGCTGTGGGAAACTTCATGAGAAAATGGGAAGCTACCCTGAACGACCTTCGACGAAGAGGAGTTAGATTTCTGGGGGTTTGTCTGGGCATGCAAATCATGTTTGAGGAGGGAAATGAGGGCGGTAAAACCAGAGGTCTGGGTTGGTTACCTGGCCAAGTTGACCTGATTAGGGAAGCTCCGAAGCTACCCCACATAGGATGGGATAGCCTCAAGGAACGGAGCCCCTGTATACTGTCGGAGGGACTTGATGGGAAATATGCTTACTTCGTTCACAGCTACGTGGCCTATACGCCTCATCCTCCAGCCATGACTAGCCGTTATGGGGTAGAATTTCCAGCGCTAGTGTGCGATGACGGAGTGGCGGGAACTCAGTTCCATCCAGAAAAAAGTGGAGAAACTGGAAAGATCTTTTTCAATAACCTGAGAAGGTGGCTAAAAGCATGA
- the hisI gene encoding phosphoribosyl-AMP cyclohydrolase, with the protein MDRETAEAIASKLNYRHEMNTVIAVLQDVESKEVLMVGNMNREAVVLTLTTGLVHFWSLSRNRLWLKGETSGNFQYLQDFKIDCDGDAIVAMVKSGGPVCHTGNRTCFYRDSSNFLKE; encoded by the coding sequence ATGGATAGGGAAACTGCGGAGGCCATTGCGTCGAAGTTGAACTATAGACATGAAATGAACACCGTGATTGCTGTTCTACAAGACGTGGAATCCAAGGAAGTACTCATGGTGGGCAACATGAATAGGGAGGCAGTGGTTCTAACCCTGACCACTGGCCTAGTTCATTTCTGGTCCCTTTCCAGGAATAGGTTATGGCTAAAGGGGGAGACATCGGGGAACTTCCAGTACCTCCAAGACTTCAAAATAGACTGCGACGGTGACGCTATTGTAGCTATGGTTAAGTCAGGAGGGCCCGTATGCCACACCGGCAACAGGACCTGCTTTTATAGGGATTCCTCCAATTTTCTGAAGGAGTAG
- a CDS encoding metal-sulfur cluster assembly factor — protein MSTQTVNKEEWTKKLMEALKEVYDPEIPVDIVNLGLIYDLKISDEGDVYLKLGLTAPGCPVVDDLVYTVQEVVKETVPARNVDVDIDMETQWSPLKMSSEGREKFKKLYGYDIVEMWIQTYGLPEEQNASQNQGS, from the coding sequence ATGAGTACACAAACAGTTAACAAAGAAGAGTGGACTAAGAAACTGATGGAAGCCTTGAAAGAGGTTTATGACCCAGAAATTCCAGTGGACATAGTAAACCTGGGTCTGATTTATGACCTAAAGATTTCAGATGAGGGAGATGTCTACCTGAAGCTTGGTTTAACTGCGCCTGGTTGCCCGGTGGTTGACGATCTCGTTTACACCGTGCAGGAAGTGGTAAAGGAGACCGTTCCGGCCAGGAATGTGGATGTAGACATAGACATGGAAACCCAATGGAGCCCCTTGAAGATGAGCTCTGAGGGAAGGGAGAAGTTCAAGAAGCTTTACGGTTACGATATAGTGGAAATGTGGATACAGACCTATGGCCTTCCAGAGGAGCAGAACGCGTCGCAGAATCAGGGATCCTGA
- the serS gene encoding serine--tRNA ligase has translation MSWSLLELIRNNPDSLMESLRKRNVNPQLAEKAVELDKKWRAILQEVEKLRHEHNVVSSQIPRLSPEERKKKIEEARNLLSIIEAKEKELKTIEEERDNILRTLPNVVHESVPVGPDDSYNVPIKVWGKFRVYEKDVNEFLSQVKGLNPDYEIIKFKPVGHADELEAVLKLGNTAKAGEVAGSRFYYLFEDVAWLEQALIAYALDVITSKGYSLVIPPYMLRGEVIQSVIDLDTFKDAIYKIEGEDLYLIATAEHPIAALYFKEEIEAERLPLRYVGLSPAFRKEAGAANKDLKGIFRVHQFNKVEQFIFSLPEDSWKFHEELLGNAEQIFQGLELPYRVVNIASGDLGACAAKKYDLEVWMPAQAKFREMVSCSNCTDWQAFRMKIRFVDRKKNRKGFVHTLNSTAVATTRAITAILENNQLEDGSVVIPKVLRPYLERFQRAPKDYITPRKKS, from the coding sequence GTGTCCTGGAGTTTACTTGAGCTAATACGGAACAACCCAGATTCGTTAATGGAAAGCTTGAGAAAGAGGAATGTTAACCCTCAACTGGCAGAAAAGGCTGTGGAGCTTGACAAGAAATGGAGGGCCATACTCCAAGAGGTCGAGAAGCTTAGGCATGAACATAACGTGGTCAGTTCACAGATTCCGAGACTCTCGCCAGAGGAGAGGAAAAAGAAAATTGAGGAGGCGAGAAACCTACTCTCGATAATAGAGGCCAAGGAAAAGGAACTGAAGACGATAGAGGAGGAGAGAGATAACATCCTGAGGACTTTACCCAACGTGGTTCATGAGAGTGTGCCTGTCGGTCCAGATGATTCGTATAACGTTCCTATAAAGGTATGGGGTAAGTTCAGGGTATACGAAAAGGACGTCAACGAGTTCCTATCACAGGTTAAGGGTCTTAACCCGGATTACGAGATAATCAAGTTTAAGCCTGTGGGTCACGCTGATGAACTTGAGGCAGTACTCAAACTGGGTAATACAGCAAAGGCAGGGGAAGTTGCTGGATCCAGGTTCTACTATCTTTTTGAGGACGTTGCGTGGTTAGAACAGGCATTGATAGCTTACGCCTTGGACGTGATAACCTCGAAGGGTTATTCCCTGGTAATTCCTCCATACATGCTAAGGGGAGAGGTAATACAGTCAGTGATTGACCTAGACACTTTCAAGGACGCAATTTACAAGATCGAGGGAGAAGACCTTTACCTAATAGCCACCGCGGAACATCCCATAGCTGCGCTGTATTTTAAGGAGGAAATAGAGGCAGAGAGGCTCCCCCTCAGATATGTCGGCTTAAGTCCCGCTTTCAGGAAAGAGGCTGGGGCTGCTAACAAGGACCTTAAGGGGATATTCAGGGTTCATCAGTTCAATAAGGTGGAACAATTCATTTTCTCCTTACCTGAGGACAGTTGGAAATTCCATGAGGAACTGCTAGGCAACGCTGAACAGATATTTCAAGGTCTTGAGCTACCATATAGGGTGGTGAATATTGCCTCCGGTGATCTAGGAGCATGTGCAGCAAAGAAATATGATTTGGAGGTGTGGATGCCAGCACAGGCCAAGTTTAGGGAAATGGTGAGCTGCAGTAACTGTACGGATTGGCAGGCATTTAGAATGAAAATAAGGTTTGTGGACAGGAAGAAGAATAGAAAGGGATTCGTGCATACCCTGAATAGCACTGCAGTTGCTACAACTAGGGCAATAACTGCAATCCTTGAGAACAACCAGCTCGAAGATGGTTCAGTGGTTATTCCCAAGGTTTTAAGGCCTTATCTTGAGAGGTTCCAGAGAGCTCCTAAAGACTACATAACACCTAGAAAAAAGAGTTAG
- a CDS encoding B12-binding domain-containing radical SAM protein, with product MENFDFILTTDRCLMTNHHGKEFLGFLGTGPAVGVPESAWKWLACPKMKTDDIGRPWEAPYGMRKVEAKLIDEGFKAAIIDPDHLAPHLKNAKALMFSHHDYFAFGPPSSTWWGITKQEPVNYKSFQELINKPEVQEAKKRGVKMIAGGPSVWQWLWREDMIEKVGIDTLVDGEAERVIGKLAQMILDNEDLPRYMYVSGEDVPGIEDIPDIKGASVNGLIEIMRGCARSCRFCSVTLRPTRYYPLEKIERELQVNVRAGVRHGVIHSDDVLFYGAVGILPRPEPLIKLHKMVKKYYKTIAWSHASLAAIRFSEEKYGLISKLSEIIYENGSQNYLGVEVGIETGSPRLAKEIMPAKSAPYKPESYPETVAEAFKIMHEHNIIPAGTMIVGLPEEKEDDVIRTIELVDNLKPFRSILVPMFFVPMGYFKNKDWFTRIQLSPSHIELYKRVFWHDVYWAENILNSFYMKGPVYFPVRMVLKLFLRVAKRRMKQVEAWLESQMKA from the coding sequence ATGGAGAACTTCGACTTCATCTTAACCACAGATCGCTGTTTGATGACGAACCATCACGGTAAGGAGTTCCTGGGATTTCTGGGAACAGGGCCCGCAGTGGGTGTCCCTGAATCTGCGTGGAAGTGGCTAGCCTGTCCCAAAATGAAAACAGATGACATTGGCAGACCGTGGGAAGCCCCCTATGGGATGAGAAAGGTTGAGGCGAAACTCATAGATGAGGGGTTTAAGGCAGCAATAATTGATCCAGATCACCTAGCTCCCCATCTCAAAAACGCCAAGGCTCTCATGTTCTCGCACCACGACTATTTCGCGTTTGGTCCACCATCATCCACATGGTGGGGAATAACCAAGCAAGAGCCGGTGAATTACAAGAGCTTCCAGGAGCTAATTAACAAGCCCGAAGTTCAGGAGGCCAAGAAAAGAGGCGTGAAGATGATCGCTGGAGGTCCGTCAGTGTGGCAATGGCTTTGGAGGGAAGACATGATAGAAAAGGTAGGCATTGATACCCTAGTTGATGGTGAGGCGGAAAGGGTCATTGGAAAACTGGCTCAGATGATCCTAGATAATGAGGACCTCCCCAGGTACATGTATGTGAGTGGAGAAGACGTCCCAGGGATAGAGGACATCCCTGACATTAAGGGGGCTAGCGTTAATGGACTCATAGAGATCATGAGAGGATGTGCCAGGTCCTGTAGATTCTGTTCAGTGACACTAAGACCCACCAGGTACTATCCGCTGGAAAAGATAGAAAGGGAGTTACAGGTGAACGTTAGGGCTGGGGTTAGGCATGGGGTTATTCACAGCGATGATGTCCTGTTTTACGGGGCAGTGGGTATCTTGCCCAGGCCTGAGCCATTGATAAAGCTTCACAAGATGGTTAAGAAGTACTACAAGACCATTGCTTGGAGCCACGCAAGCTTAGCTGCCATAAGGTTCTCTGAGGAGAAATACGGCCTTATTTCGAAGTTGTCTGAGATAATTTATGAGAACGGATCCCAGAACTACCTGGGAGTAGAGGTTGGGATTGAGACTGGATCCCCGAGGCTAGCGAAGGAAATAATGCCAGCAAAGTCAGCTCCATACAAGCCCGAGAGCTACCCTGAGACAGTAGCAGAAGCTTTCAAGATAATGCATGAGCACAATATAATTCCAGCCGGTACCATGATAGTTGGCTTGCCAGAGGAAAAGGAAGATGACGTCATAAGAACAATAGAGCTCGTGGATAATCTCAAGCCTTTCAGGAGCATTCTGGTACCTATGTTCTTCGTTCCCATGGGATACTTCAAGAACAAGGACTGGTTCACAAGGATTCAGCTAAGTCCCTCTCACATTGAGCTGTATAAGAGAGTGTTCTGGCACGACGTATATTGGGCTGAAAATATATTGAATAGCTTCTACATGAAGGGACCAGTCTACTTCCCGGTCAGAATGGTGCTGAAGCTGTTCCTGAGAGTAGCAAAAAGAAGAATGAAGCAAGTCGAGGCCTGGCTAGAGAGCCAGATGAAGGCCTAA
- a CDS encoding RPA12/RPB9/RPC11 RNA polymerase family protein — MKFCPKDGGIMLPAKKGDKEILRCKKCGYEEPLDKKTRKAYQIKEDKSKSGKVLTTSIVSEKEGRRREDDEWEQEREEYYKEIGLDLLRDELEGSEEHEEE, encoded by the coding sequence TTGAAGTTCTGTCCAAAGGATGGAGGTATAATGCTACCTGCGAAGAAGGGTGACAAGGAAATCCTGAGATGTAAGAAGTGCGGATATGAGGAACCATTGGATAAAAAGACGAGGAAAGCATATCAGATAAAGGAGGATAAGTCCAAGTCCGGGAAAGTGTTAACTACGTCCATCGTAAGCGAGAAGGAAGGTAGAAGGAGAGAAGACGATGAATGGGAGCAGGAGAGGGAGGAGTACTATAAGGAAATTGGCCTGGATTTGTTGAGGGATGAATTAGAGGGTTCGGAAGAGCACGAAGAGGAATAG
- a CDS encoding Lrp/AsnC family transcriptional regulator encodes MSNGGRKKVELDTVDRRLLIELLRDSRVSLRRLSEEMSVSPATLHNRLTRLVQEGVIKGFTALVDYTKLGYSLSAIIMVKVNGKYLVEFEKEIANTDNIVAVYDVVGEYDVVLIAKFRSVEDLDVFLKQLLKNNKVERTYTSIVLNAVKEDPRVKI; translated from the coding sequence ATGTCAAACGGTGGAAGAAAGAAAGTTGAGCTGGATACAGTTGACAGGAGGCTTCTTATTGAGCTGTTAAGGGATTCTCGAGTCAGCCTTAGGAGGCTGTCCGAGGAGATGAGTGTATCCCCCGCTACACTCCATAACAGGCTTACCAGACTTGTCCAGGAGGGAGTAATCAAGGGATTCACTGCCCTCGTGGACTACACAAAGCTTGGGTATTCGCTTTCCGCAATTATCATGGTGAAGGTGAACGGAAAGTATCTCGTGGAATTTGAAAAGGAGATCGCTAACACAGATAACATTGTCGCAGTCTATGATGTTGTTGGCGAATATGACGTGGTATTAATTGCAAAGTTCAGAAGCGTAGAGGATCTTGACGTCTTCCTGAAACAGCTTCTAAAGAACAACAAAGTGGAAAGGACCTACACAAGTATTGTGCTCAATGCGGTTAAGGAGGATCCAAGGGTTAAGATTTAG
- a CDS encoding MarC family protein — MIIDNVLVIAIKVFAVMDPFSIIPYILSIFEEATQGGENMKWSYLVNKVEVAVVVLLLLFSVIGRFILEFLGIQPYSLEIGGGILLVYLGIDTLGGFQQLKFLSKRLEEAVVTPIATPLIVGPGTMTALVSLSVQNSIIELAIGSLIAALLTYLVLMIGPLLIKILGRTGTVAAGRFTAIIIAAFGVQLIIQGISQAKVA; from the coding sequence ATGATAATAGATAACGTCCTCGTGATTGCAATCAAAGTTTTTGCGGTGATGGATCCTTTCTCGATTATACCCTACATCCTCTCGATCTTTGAGGAGGCCACTCAGGGCGGAGAAAACATGAAGTGGTCCTACCTTGTCAACAAGGTGGAAGTTGCGGTTGTGGTATTACTTTTGCTCTTTTCCGTTATAGGTAGATTCATTCTAGAATTCTTGGGAATACAACCCTACTCCCTGGAGATAGGAGGAGGTATTCTACTCGTATACCTGGGAATAGATACTCTTGGTGGATTCCAACAACTCAAGTTCCTGTCCAAGAGATTGGAGGAAGCAGTCGTTACGCCCATTGCCACGCCCCTAATCGTAGGTCCAGGTACCATGACTGCATTAGTCTCGCTATCTGTGCAGAACAGCATCATTGAACTGGCCATAGGGAGTTTGATAGCTGCGCTTCTAACGTACCTAGTGCTCATGATAGGACCGCTTCTCATAAAGATCCTTGGAAGGACTGGAACCGTGGCCGCTGGTAGGTTTACTGCTATCATCATAGCTGCCTTTGGAGTACAGTTAATTATACAGGGTATATCACAGGCAAAGGTTGCATGA
- the pyrD gene encoding dihydroorotate dehydrogenase PyrD, whose product MYSTRLAGVELEDPLIIASGIIPDVPEYMSRVCKQYKPSAITTKTFTLHPLEPHGPPTLIRVGDGCYMNAIGLGNPGISELKPVGCKLFVSVGGSSKDEIVKTASLANDLAEIIEINVSSPNRRSYGADMAQQVKEIVKDVKGVTTKPVFVKLGPWDNVQDLAGKALEGGADGLTLINTLKGMKVDVISAKPILSYGTGGISGRCIHPLAVRVIHDVYKEYSPEIIGIGGVFSAEDALELMEVGAKVVGVGTLIIDQGLEAFETLRRDFHRLVQEMGINLTEVIGSAVKK is encoded by the coding sequence ATGTATTCGACGAGACTGGCAGGAGTTGAACTAGAGGACCCGCTCATTATCGCCTCAGGGATAATTCCCGACGTTCCGGAGTACATGTCACGCGTGTGTAAACAGTATAAACCATCTGCCATTACCACAAAGACCTTCACCCTTCACCCCCTCGAGCCCCATGGACCGCCTACCCTGATCAGAGTCGGAGACGGATGTTACATGAATGCCATAGGTCTTGGAAATCCAGGAATTAGTGAGCTCAAACCGGTGGGATGTAAACTCTTCGTGAGCGTCGGCGGATCCTCTAAGGACGAGATAGTGAAGACCGCGTCCTTGGCCAACGATCTAGCGGAGATCATCGAAATCAACGTGAGTAGCCCAAACAGAAGGAGCTACGGTGCTGATATGGCTCAGCAGGTTAAGGAAATAGTGAAAGACGTGAAGGGGGTAACCACGAAACCAGTTTTCGTCAAATTAGGACCCTGGGATAACGTTCAGGACTTAGCAGGAAAGGCACTTGAGGGAGGGGCAGATGGTCTTACCCTCATAAATACACTGAAGGGAATGAAGGTCGACGTGATAAGTGCCAAGCCGATACTCAGTTATGGAACTGGTGGAATCTCTGGGAGGTGTATACACCCCCTTGCAGTTAGGGTGATCCATGACGTATATAAGGAATACTCACCAGAGATAATAGGGATAGGGGGAGTTTTCTCTGCAGAGGACGCATTGGAGCTCATGGAGGTAGGAGCTAAGGTTGTGGGAGTTGGAACGCTGATCATTGACCAGGGACTTGAGGCGTTCGAGACCTTGAGGCGTGACTTTCACAGGTTGGTTCAAGAGATGGGAATAAATCTAACCGAAGTAATAGGATCTGCAGTGAAAAAATGA
- the pyrC gene encoding dihydroorotase — protein MWIKGKLFLGEIVEGCVGFDRRIRETRRECKPDLKLPEDSLIFPAGVDMHVHLRGLQLSYKETVASATSEAVYGGIGVVVDMPNTSPVINSEETIKLRLAELANHSRCDYGIYSGVTKENVDNMPIAGYKVFPEDLEREEVERVFSSPKLKILHPEIPMSLRPGRGNRRLWQEIASLFLIRGKFHITHVSNLETLRIARSLGYTTDLTMHHLLVDGERNCLSKVNPPIRDITERRKLLSALFEADAVASDHAPHSSWEKGLPFEVCPPGIPAMSFTLPFIYTLAFRGVLPISRAVELTATGPSKILGIKAGEIREGYLANFVILRKDRWRYSTRYSKAIHTPLDGFALDATVYGTIVEGKVAYLEGHSYPVRGSNVFDETGRS, from the coding sequence TTGTGGATTAAGGGAAAGCTTTTCCTAGGAGAGATAGTGGAGGGTTGCGTGGGATTTGATAGGAGGATAAGGGAGACCAGAAGGGAATGTAAGCCTGACCTGAAGCTACCTGAGGACTCCCTCATATTTCCTGCTGGAGTTGACATGCACGTTCACCTTAGGGGACTTCAGCTTTCTTACAAGGAAACCGTGGCCTCTGCCACCTCTGAGGCAGTGTACGGTGGCATAGGGGTTGTGGTAGATATGCCCAACACCTCTCCGGTGATCAACAGCGAGGAAACTATCAAGCTAAGGCTCGCTGAACTGGCGAATCATTCGAGGTGCGATTACGGTATTTACTCGGGGGTAACCAAGGAGAACGTGGATAACATGCCCATAGCAGGGTACAAGGTATTCCCTGAGGATCTCGAGAGGGAAGAGGTGGAAAGGGTATTCTCTTCACCCAAGCTCAAGATTCTTCATCCCGAAATCCCAATGTCACTACGTCCAGGTAGGGGTAACAGGCGTCTTTGGCAAGAGATAGCCTCCCTCTTCCTCATCAGGGGAAAGTTTCACATAACACATGTGAGTAACCTTGAGACCCTGAGGATTGCAAGGAGCTTGGGCTACACAACAGACCTAACCATGCATCACCTTCTCGTTGACGGGGAGAGGAATTGCCTTTCGAAGGTTAACCCACCCATCAGGGATATCACAGAGAGAAGGAAATTGCTCTCAGCCCTATTCGAAGCAGATGCAGTCGCAAGCGATCATGCTCCACACTCGAGCTGGGAAAAGGGTTTACCATTTGAGGTATGTCCGCCTGGTATCCCGGCAATGTCCTTCACTCTCCCCTTCATTTACACCCTCGCGTTTAGGGGAGTGCTTCCCATCTCAAGGGCCGTGGAGTTAACGGCAACTGGGCCAAGCAAAATCTTGGGGATCAAGGCCGGTGAGATAAGGGAGGGTTACCTGGCCAACTTCGTCATCCTTAGAAAGGATAGGTGGAGATACTCCACCAGGTATAGTAAGGCCATACACACTCCGCTGGACGGTTTCGCCCTAGACGCAACCGTGTATGGAACAATTGTAGAAGGAAAGGTAGCTTATCTAGAGGGACATTCCTATCCTGTGAGGGGATCCAATGTATTCGACGAGACTGGCAGGAGTTGA
- a CDS encoding ferredoxin reductase domain-containing protein, which produces MISRVLEYHVEANSTRFTLEYHGIPPKPGQFVTVFIGEREIPLGVSDYREGEIEVYVDSKTLAQKLMGSRMVLVDGPFGRPLKLGNIRAISTAELYHDVLFPLREARRKGFDVTLECIDQCNVNFPSKKRAWDITIASVPKERIRDLPQGTLVYVRWVKMNCMRGVCGVCQIRGNLACFEGPFLEVERIVD; this is translated from the coding sequence ATGATCTCCAGAGTCCTTGAGTATCACGTGGAGGCTAATTCCACTAGGTTTACCCTGGAGTATCACGGTATCCCACCGAAACCGGGACAATTCGTAACTGTGTTCATTGGCGAGAGGGAGATTCCGCTGGGGGTTTCGGACTACAGGGAGGGGGAGATAGAGGTTTATGTGGATTCCAAGACATTGGCCCAGAAGCTAATGGGTAGCAGGATGGTACTGGTGGATGGACCCTTCGGTAGGCCTCTGAAACTGGGAAACATTAGGGCGATATCCACAGCTGAGCTCTATCACGATGTTCTTTTCCCTCTCAGGGAGGCGAGAAGGAAGGGATTTGACGTTACCTTAGAGTGCATTGATCAGTGCAATGTCAACTTCCCCTCTAAAAAGAGAGCATGGGATATCACGATTGCCTCCGTGCCCAAGGAGAGGATAAGGGATCTACCTCAAGGTACACTAGTTTACGTTAGGTGGGTGAAGATGAACTGCATGAGAGGGGTTTGCGGTGTATGTCAGATAAGGGGAAACCTCGCGTGCTTTGAGGGACCCTTTCTGGAGGTAGAGAGGATTGTGGATTAA